CTTTGCTCCATGCCAGGGATCTTGCAAAAAATATCCCTGTTTCTGAACTTAAGAGAATTTCCACCGTCAGGTTAGAAAGTAAAGGTTTCCGGGTGGATTATTTTGAACTGGCAGATCTCGAATCACTGCAGCCTTTAGCAGACTGGGAAGAAACACCGGGAGCAATAGCCTGTATTGCTGCATTATTAGGAAGTGTCCGTTTGATTGACAATATGATTTTATTTCCTAACTTTGCCCGCTGAAATTTTACCGGGACTATCCGGTTAACGACTTGGAGATGAACGTTAAATTACTTAAATCAAAGATACACAGGGCGACAGTTACGCTTTCCAGCCTGAATTATGTCGGCAGCATCGGTATTGATGAAGATCTTATGGACGCTGCAAAATTGTTCAATTATGAAAAAGTCCATGTTTTCAACATAAATAACGGAGAGCGTTTTGAAACCTATGTAATAAAGGAAGATCGGGGTTCAGGCATTATCGGAGTATACGGAGCCGCTGCAAGAAAAGTGGCAGTCGGCGACCTGGTGATCGTTGCAGCCTATGCATCCATGAGTCCTGAAGAAGCTCAGAATTTTCAACCCGCCATTGCCATTCCGGATGCCAACAACCATCTAAAGTAAAAGTCCTTGAAGAAGCGCATTCTTACCGTTATCCAGTATCTTTTCTTTCTGTTGATAGGGTTGGTATTACTCTGGCTGGTCTTCAGAGAGATCGATGTAAAGGAGGTGGCGGCTGAGATCCGGGCTGCGAGGTATGAATGGCTCCTGCTTTCCATTATTCTCGGTGTATTCAGTCATATTGCAAGGGCCATGCGCTGGAATATCCTGATCCGTTCGATGGGTTATAAAACTGACACCCAGACGACTTTTTACGCCGTGATGGTCGGATATATGGCAAACACGGCCTTTCCGAGGCTTGGCGAAGTAACCCGCTGCGGAGTCCTGGCAAAAAAGAAAGGCATCCCTTTCAATTCCCTTTTTGGTACCGTCATCTCTGAAAGGGTTTTCGATATGATCATCCTCCTGCTGATCATCATCGCTGTAATTTTATTTCAGCTAAGTATGCTCAGCGCATTCGTAAACAAATACATCATTTCGTATTTAACCGGAATGGCCAACCGGGATAACCTGTTTTTGGCCATTATCCTGTTAGTCGTGGTCATAGTTTTACCGCTGGTACTGTTCAGGATATTCTTCAGCAGGATCAGAAAACTGCATATTTACAACAAAGTCATTGATTTCCTGAAAGGCCTGCTCGATGGGGCGAAAACCATTATGAAGATTAAACACAAATGGTCGTTTCTTGGATTGACCCTCGTGATATGGACGCTTTACACCCTGATGACCTACACGGCATTCTTTGCCCTGGAGGCGACATCAGGTCTGAATTTTTTTGATGCCATAACCGTGATGGCTTTGGGCAGCCTGGGAATGGTCGCCCCGGTTCCCGGCGGGATTGGCGCATACCAGTTCATCGTCAAAGCCATACTCACCGAGATTTTCCTGATCCAATCCGAACCTGCGGTTTCCTATTCTATCATCCTGTGGGCGGCCCAGTCAGTTATGATCCTTGTTTTGGGGACATTATCCTATTATATCCTGGTATTTAAAAAAACGAAGAAAAGTTATGACTACGCTTGAAGTAACCAACAATAAAATATTAGACCATAAAGTTCTTGAAAACCGCTTAGCCATGTGGCGGTTTTTAAATAATAAGATCGTCTTTACCAATGGTTGTTTTGATATACTTCACCGGGGGCATATCGAATATCTGTCACAGGCCCGGGACAGGGGCGCAGTGCTTATAATAGGATTGAACAGCGATGCTTCCGTAAAGAGGATAAAAGGAGTTGGACGGCCACTACAGGACGAGATGTCGCGTGCCCTGGTGCTGGCTTCGCTTCGTATCGTGGATGCCGTTGTACTCTTTGATGAAGATACACCTTACGAACTGATAAAGCTCGTCAAACCCGATGTGCTCGTCAAAGGAGCCGATTATACCAAAGAAATCATCGTTGGCGCAGATATTGTAAAAGCCAATGGCGGGGAAGTAGTTACTATTCCGATTGTAGAAGGGTATTCGACATCAAAAATTTTAAATTTTAAATTTTAAATTATTTCATGTCCTCTAAATCTAAATCCGTTTTCTTTTGCCAGAGCTGCGGATCTCAGTCGCCTAAGTGGATCGGGAAATGCCCGGCCTGCGGGGAGTGGAACACGTATGTGGAAGAGGTGGTGAAAATTGAGGGTAAGACGGTAAGGCGGGAAGACGGTAAGAGTGCAAGACCTGTAAGGATTTTGGAGATAAAGGGAGAAGATGGGAAGAGGCGATCGACGATGAACGGGGAGCTGGACCGGGTACTTGGAGGTGGATTGGTGCCGGGATCGCTGATCCTGGTCGGCGGGGAGCCGGGTATCGGTAAATCAACCTTATTGCTGCAGATAGCCTTGCAGATGAAAGATCAGAAAATCCTTTACGTAACGGGTGAGGAGAGCGCCCAGCAGATCAAAATGCGGGCGGAAAGGGTAGGGGTGAAGAATGTGGATTGCTTCATCATGACCGAAACGAGCACCGGCCAGATCTTACATCAGCTTGATGAGATCCGGCCAACATTGGTTATTATCGATTCCATACAGACTTTACAGACAGATATTCTCGATTCGCCGGCAGGCAGCATCTCACAGATACGGGAATGTGCCGCGGAAATGCAGCGTTATGCCAAAACGACTGCGACACCGGTTATTCTCATCGGCCATATCATCAAGGACGGCTCACTGGCCGGTCCAAAGATACTTGAACACATGGTTGACACCGTGCTGAGTTTCGAAGGAGAAAGAAATTACGGTTACCGTATCCTCCGTTCTGTAAAAAACCGTTTTGGCCCGACTTCGGAACTGGGTATCTACGAGATGCATGACAACGGCCTCCGGGAGGTGACGAACCCCTCGGAGATCCTTATTTCCCAGCGGGAAGAAGACGTCAGCGGGGTGGCAATTGCAGCCTCAATCGAAGGGTTGCGCCCCATGCTGATCGA
The window above is part of the Bacteroidales bacterium genome. Proteins encoded here:
- a CDS encoding aspartate 1-decarboxylase, coding for MNVKLLKSKIHRATVTLSSLNYVGSIGIDEDLMDAAKLFNYEKVHVFNINNGERFETYVIKEDRGSGIIGVYGAAARKVAVGDLVIVAAYASMSPEEAQNFQPAIAIPDANNHLK
- a CDS encoding flippase-like domain-containing protein; amino-acid sequence: MKKRILTVIQYLFFLLIGLVLLWLVFREIDVKEVAAEIRAARYEWLLLSIILGVFSHIARAMRWNILIRSMGYKTDTQTTFYAVMVGYMANTAFPRLGEVTRCGVLAKKKGIPFNSLFGTVISERVFDMIILLLIIIAVILFQLSMLSAFVNKYIISYLTGMANRDNLFLAIILLVVVIVLPLVLFRIFFSRIRKLHIYNKVIDFLKGLLDGAKTIMKIKHKWSFLGLTLVIWTLYTLMTYTAFFALEATSGLNFFDAITVMALGSLGMVAPVPGGIGAYQFIVKAILTEIFLIQSEPAVSYSIILWAAQSVMILVLGTLSYYILVFKKTKKSYDYA
- the rfaE2 gene encoding D-glycero-beta-D-manno-heptose 1-phosphate adenylyltransferase — encoded protein: MTTLEVTNNKILDHKVLENRLAMWRFLNNKIVFTNGCFDILHRGHIEYLSQARDRGAVLIIGLNSDASVKRIKGVGRPLQDEMSRALVLASLRIVDAVVLFDEDTPYELIKLVKPDVLVKGADYTKEIIVGADIVKANGGEVVTIPIVEGYSTSKILNFKF
- the radA gene encoding DNA repair protein RadA encodes the protein MSSKSKSVFFCQSCGSQSPKWIGKCPACGEWNTYVEEVVKIEGKTVRREDGKSARPVRILEIKGEDGKRRSTMNGELDRVLGGGLVPGSLILVGGEPGIGKSTLLLQIALQMKDQKILYVTGEESAQQIKMRAERVGVKNVDCFIMTETSTGQILHQLDEIRPTLVIIDSIQTLQTDILDSPAGSISQIRECAAEMQRYAKTTATPVILIGHIIKDGSLAGPKILEHMVDTVLSFEGERNYGYRILRSVKNRFGPTSELGIYEMHDNGLREVTNPSEILISQREEDVSGVAIAASIEGLRPMLIEIQALVSSAAYGTPQRSTTGFDVRRLNMLLAVLEKRSGFRLGMKDVFLNIAGGLRVDDPAIDLAVVAAILSSNADVSIDSKTCFAAEVGLSGEIRAVNRVEQRVAEAEKLGFKRMFISKYNRKSLDQKKYKIELVFAGSVSDVVKGLF